From Glycine soja cultivar W05 chromosome 4, ASM419377v2, whole genome shotgun sequence, the proteins below share one genomic window:
- the LOC114410600 gene encoding protein FAR1-RELATED SEQUENCE 5-like: protein MSFGLQFALMQTFSATLIDEDQWMYDCVMSEEVYMNDQNEDEGGMNEEHVFATHDDVLQWAQFVAYEIGFVAVIMRSNTKNGIRGRTSFILIGCERSGQYRAKKKDLVRTCTGSRKCGCPFKLRAKPVVGGEGWMVNLICGRHNHELAKSLIGHPYVGRLTKDEKIIVVDMTKSMVRPINILLMLKEYNVNSYTMIKQIYNARNAYRSSVRGNNTEMQQLMGLLEWDQYIHWHRLKDEYVVRDIFWSHPDAVKLTNVCNLVFLIDSTYKTNKYRLSLLDIVGVTPTGMAFSAAFAYLEGEHLSKDVWALERFRRLFLKRDALPRVIVIDRDLALINAVKVVFPKSMNLLCQFHIDKDVKAKCKTLVGQKNALDYVMEAWESLVDCPFEQQFDDCLKKFEVDCSP, encoded by the exons ATAGACGAAGATCAGTGGATGTATGATTGTGTAATGTCCGAAGAAGTTTATATGAATGACCAAAATGAAGACGAAGGTGGAATGAATGAAGAACAT GTGTTTGCTACCCATGATGATGTTCTGCAATGGGCTCAATTTGTTGCTTATGAAATTGGATTTGTGGCGGTGATTATGAGATCAAACACAAAAAATGGTATTAGAGGAAGGacctcatttattttaattggctgtgaaaggagtggtcagTATAGGGCCAAGAAGAAGGATTTGGTAAGAACATGTACTGGTAGTAGAAAATGTGGGTGTCCATTTAAGCTACGTGCAAAACCAGTTGTAGGGGGTGAAGGATGGATGGTGAATTTAATCTGTGGGAGgcacaatcatgaattggcaaAGTCTTTAATTGGGCATCCATATGTCGGTAGACTAACTAAGGATGAGAAGATAATTGTtgttgatatgacaaagtcaatggtcaGACCCATAAATATTCTTCTAATGTTGAAAGAGTATAATGTCAATAGTTATACAatgatcaaacaaatatacaatgcaagaaatgCTTACCGTTCTTCCGTAAGAGGCAAtaatactgaaatgcaacaactaatgGGGCTTCTTGAATgggatcaatatattcattggcatagattaaaggatgaaTATGTTGTGCGTGACATATtttggagtcatcctgatgcaGTCAAATTAACTAATGTCTGTAATTTGGTCTTTttgatagacagtacctacaagaCAAACAAGTACAGACTGTCGTTACTTGATattgttggtgtgacaccaacAGGGATGGCATTCTCTGCTGCCTTTGCCTATTTGGAAGGAGAACATCTGAGTAAAGATGTTTGGGCTCTAGAAAGGTTTCGTCGTCTTTTCCTTAAACGTGATGCACTCCCTAGAGTTATTGTCATTGACAGAGATCTAGCATTGATAAATGCGGTGAAAGTTGTATTCCCTAAGTCCATGAATTTGTTGTGTCAGTTTCACATTGATAAGGATGTGAAGGCAAAGTGTAAAACCCTTGTTGGTCAAAAAAATGCATTGGATTATGTAATGGAAGCCTGGGAGAGTTTAGTGGATTGTCCTTTTGAGCAACAGTTTGATGACTGCCTTAAGAAGTTTGAAGTTGATTGCTCACCATAG
- the LOC114409410 gene encoding mediator of RNA polymerase II transcription subunit 32-like, with protein MDSIVDSLNNAYQDFVAAAANVLEAKENAGSIKTMATDTALENFKQKWELFRVACDQAEEFVESVKQRIGSECLVDEATRPVAGKPGQATMTGLPPISAVRLEQMSKAVRWLVIELQHGSGAGSANSALTHPSAPFDARFSEDAAQ; from the coding sequence ATGGACAGCATAGTTGATTCTCTGAATAATGCCTATCAAGATTTTGTTGCTGCAGCAGCTAATGTGTTAGAAGCCAAAGAAAATGCTGGTTCCATTAAAACAATGGCAACAGATACTGCTCTAGAAAACTTTAAGCAGAAGTGGGAATTGTTTAGAGTAGCATGTGATCAAGCTGAGGAGTTTGTGGAGTCTGTGAAGCAAAGGATAGGATCTGAGTGTCTGGTGGATGAGGCAACAAGGCCTGTGGCAGGAAAACCTGGACAAGCTACCATGACCGGTCTTCCTCCCATTAGTGCAGTTCGGTTGGAACAGATGAGTAAAGCTGTTCGATGGCTTGTGATTGAATTGCAGCATGGCTCTGGAGCTGGTTCTGCTAATTCAGCTCTTACCCACCCCTCAGCTCCGTTTGATGCCAGGTTTTCTGAAGATGCTGCTCAGTAG